A window from Acidobacteriota bacterium encodes these proteins:
- a CDS encoding histidine kinase — MKNQLEALVAQMHESGILYSEAVREFKKRFIMNVLDRNHGNQSKAARELGMHRNTLSRTISELNLDLGELRNSFRRPPRSARPEPELLEKKAVR, encoded by the coding sequence GTGAAGAACCAGCTTGAGGCGCTCGTTGCTCAAATGCACGAGTCCGGCATTCTCTATTCGGAGGCAGTTCGCGAATTCAAGAAGCGCTTCATCATGAATGTGCTTGATCGTAATCATGGAAACCAGAGCAAAGCCGCTCGCGAACTTGGAATGCATCGCAATACTCTGAGCCGGACGATCTCAGAGCTCAATCTCGACCTCGGCGAGCTGCGTAACAGCTTCCGCCGCCCGCCCCGAAGTGCCCGGCCTGAACCTGAGCTGCTGGAGAAGAAAGCTGTACGATGA
- a CDS encoding phosphoribosylaminoimidazolesuccinocarboxamide synthase, whose translation MSSLLTQSDLSALTLHARGKVRDIYEAGDDLLFLASDRISAFDHILATEIPDKGKVLTQLSLFWFDYLRNVISNHVIAAQVEQYPEPLRYFRDQLRGRSMLVRRAKMFPVECVVRGYLSGSGWKDYKQTQAICGISLPAGLRESDRLPQPIFTPATKSNAGHDINIPFGEMARLVGNATADRLRELSLRIYGIAVEHANNRGIIVADTKFEFGLVNGEIVLADEVLTPDSSRFWPAESYRPGGRQASYDKQFVRDYLEAIHWDKNPPAPALPEDVVRKTREKYIQAFRQLSGKELEL comes from the coding sequence TTGAGCTCACTGTTGACCCAATCCGACCTATCTGCGTTGACGCTGCACGCCAGGGGCAAGGTAAGGGATATTTATGAGGCGGGAGACGATCTGCTGTTCCTGGCCTCCGATCGGATTTCGGCTTTTGATCATATTCTTGCTACGGAGATTCCCGATAAGGGAAAGGTTCTCACGCAACTTTCTCTGTTTTGGTTCGACTATCTACGGAACGTCATTTCGAATCACGTAATTGCCGCTCAGGTAGAACAATATCCCGAACCTTTGCGGTACTTCCGGGATCAATTACGCGGCCGATCGATGCTGGTACGTCGGGCGAAGATGTTCCCCGTGGAATGCGTGGTTAGAGGGTACCTCTCCGGCTCTGGATGGAAGGATTACAAACAAACGCAGGCGATCTGCGGCATTTCCCTGCCGGCAGGACTTCGGGAATCGGACCGGCTGCCGCAGCCGATTTTTACGCCGGCTACTAAGTCCAACGCTGGCCATGACATAAACATCCCATTCGGTGAAATGGCACGGCTGGTTGGCAACGCGACCGCGGACAGGCTTCGCGAGCTCTCACTTCGCATTTATGGCATTGCGGTTGAGCACGCGAACAATCGCGGAATCATCGTTGCGGATACGAAATTCGAATTTGGATTGGTGAACGGCGAAATTGTTCTCGCTGACGAAGTACTGACCCCGGACTCATCGCGCTTCTGGCCGGCCGAGAGTTATCGCCCGGGTGGACGACAAGCTTCTTACGACAAGCAATTTGTTCGTGATTACCTGGAAGCTATCCATTGGGATAAGAACCCGCCTGCTCCCGCGTTGCCCGAGGATGTTGTTCGCAAGACGCGAGAGAAATACATCCAGGCTTTTCGTCAACTTTCGGGAAAGGAACTCGAACTGTGA
- a CDS encoding HIT family protein — MPACAFCQIVSQAVPAAIVFQDQLTLAFLDHRPLFPGHCLLIPKEHVETLNEIASPLLERLSANARLLAIAMETGLGAQGAFVAINNRVSQSVPHLHVHVVPRTKGDGLKGFFWPRQKYRDSEHLDATRISVARAMEELMRDKS, encoded by the coding sequence ATGCCAGCTTGCGCTTTTTGTCAGATAGTCAGCCAAGCAGTTCCGGCCGCGATTGTCTTTCAAGATCAACTAACGCTCGCTTTTCTGGATCACCGACCACTCTTTCCCGGTCACTGCCTCCTCATACCCAAGGAACATGTAGAGACGCTGAACGAGATTGCCTCGCCTCTCCTGGAGAGGCTCTCGGCAAACGCCCGCTTGCTAGCTATTGCGATGGAAACAGGCTTGGGTGCGCAGGGCGCGTTCGTGGCAATCAACAATCGTGTGAGTCAGAGTGTGCCTCACCTTCACGTGCATGTGGTACCACGAACCAAGGGAGACGGACTGAAAGGATTTTTCTGGCCGCGACAAAAATATCGTGACTCAGAGCATCTCGACGCAACTCGGATATCGGTCGCACGCGCTATGGAGGAGCTGATGCGAGACAAGTCATGA
- a CDS encoding acid phosphatase has protein sequence MNQQARTVVLLWPLYSALVLLTACGGTGAGSPASSAQPTPAQSTAQHSIVVMIAEENHSYEQVIGNSAMPYLNSLAQQGALATQYYANTHPSIGNYFALTTGAMQTNDNNFPGPLSADNLARELSAAGKMWKVYAEDLPSPGYLGGTVGNYEKHHNPFAYFSDVVNNSAEAAKIVPFAQLASDVSAGTLPDFIFILPNAIDDAHSCPSGTICSDNDLLGRADQWLKSNVSALLSTPRFQSSGVLLITFDESYIADIRNGGGRVPLIAFGPKAKPAAQSANFYKHENTLKTVCAVLGIACPSPASAVAAEDDLVQQ, from the coding sequence ATGAATCAGCAGGCGAGAACCGTCGTACTGTTGTGGCCGTTGTACTCCGCTCTTGTTCTTCTCACCGCGTGTGGAGGCACAGGCGCCGGCTCACCCGCATCGAGTGCGCAACCAACTCCCGCGCAGTCTACTGCGCAGCACAGCATAGTCGTAATGATCGCGGAGGAGAACCATTCCTATGAACAAGTGATTGGCAACTCTGCAATGCCTTATTTGAACAGCCTGGCGCAGCAGGGAGCCTTGGCCACACAGTACTACGCGAATACACATCCTTCCATCGGAAACTATTTCGCACTCACAACCGGCGCAATGCAGACTAACGACAACAACTTTCCCGGACCACTCTCGGCTGACAATCTCGCGCGTGAACTCTCAGCCGCCGGAAAGATGTGGAAGGTGTATGCAGAAGATCTCCCATCGCCTGGATATTTGGGAGGTACAGTAGGCAATTACGAAAAGCATCACAATCCCTTCGCTTATTTCAGCGATGTTGTGAATAATTCCGCCGAAGCGGCGAAGATCGTGCCTTTCGCGCAACTAGCGAGCGACGTGAGTGCCGGCACTCTGCCCGATTTCATCTTTATCTTGCCTAATGCCATCGACGACGCGCATTCGTGCCCCTCGGGAACAATCTGCAGCGACAACGATCTCTTAGGGCGAGCAGATCAGTGGCTCAAATCGAATGTTAGTGCGTTGCTTTCCACTCCCCGATTCCAATCGAGCGGCGTGCTCTTGATTACCTTCGACGAGTCTTATATTGCGGACATCCGCAATGGAGGTGGGCGCGTGCCTCTGATTGCCTTCGGCCCCAAAGCCAAGCCAGCAGCGCAGTCAGCAAACTTCTACAAGCACGAAAATACGTTGAAGACTGTTTGCGCCGTCTTAGGGATCGCTTGCCCCAGCCCGGCGTCCGCGGTTGCTGCAGAGGATGACCTCGTCCAGCAGTAG
- a CDS encoding oxidoreductase, with protein MTIDVGLVGFGFAGRVFHAPIISAVPGLRLRAIVQRSAGDAAVLYPQTTVVQSVEELLAIDEIRLVVIATPNTSHYGLAKQSLLADRDVVVDKPFTTTYQEASELIGMAKQHGRLLTVYQNLRSNGDFRTIRNLVEGQRLGRIALYEAHFDRYRLQTRPGAWREKVEPGSGVFFDLGVHLIDQAMQLFGPPATISADIRIEREAAVVDDAFDVVLHYPRMRALLRASMVAIAPDLRFVIRGEKAAFVKYGIDPQEEALKRGEIPRDDSWGREAREKWGTLYCSQDAAVTAETIETLPGDYRLFYANVRDAILGSASVDVTHEQMLDVMHALELARESSGRQCTLNWRSL; from the coding sequence GTGACGATAGATGTTGGTCTAGTCGGTTTCGGCTTCGCCGGCCGAGTCTTCCACGCTCCCATCATCTCCGCCGTTCCGGGGCTTCGCCTCCGAGCCATTGTCCAGCGGAGCGCCGGTGACGCCGCAGTACTCTATCCTCAGACGACGGTCGTGCAGTCCGTTGAGGAATTACTCGCCATCGACGAGATCAGATTAGTGGTCATTGCGACGCCGAATACTTCCCATTATGGTCTTGCGAAGCAATCCCTTCTCGCAGACAGGGACGTGGTAGTCGACAAGCCTTTTACTACAACCTATCAAGAAGCATCCGAACTCATCGGAATGGCGAAACAACATGGTCGGTTGCTCACGGTCTATCAGAATCTACGCAGCAATGGCGACTTCCGCACCATCCGCAACCTGGTGGAAGGACAAAGACTGGGGCGAATCGCCCTTTACGAGGCACATTTCGATCGCTATCGGCTGCAGACTCGTCCGGGAGCCTGGCGGGAGAAAGTTGAGCCGGGGAGCGGGGTATTCTTCGATCTCGGCGTCCACCTGATTGATCAGGCCATGCAGCTTTTCGGACCGCCTGCCACCATCAGTGCCGACATAAGAATTGAACGCGAAGCGGCGGTAGTAGACGATGCCTTCGACGTCGTCTTGCATTATCCGCGCATGCGGGCGCTGCTTCGGGCCAGCATGGTCGCCATAGCTCCGGACCTACGCTTCGTAATTCGGGGCGAAAAGGCAGCATTCGTCAAATATGGAATCGATCCGCAGGAAGAGGCTTTGAAGCGAGGCGAGATTCCGCGCGATGATAGCTGGGGCAGAGAAGCCAGAGAGAAGTGGGGAACATTGTATTGCTCCCAGGATGCAGCCGTGACTGCTGAAACCATCGAGACGCTGCCCGGAGATTACCGGCTCTTCTATGCGAACGTGCGCGACGCGATCCTTGGCAGTGCCAGCGTGGATGTCACTCATGAACAGATGCTCGATGTAATGCATGCGCTTGAGTTGGCTCGAGAGAGCAGTGGGAGGCAGTGCACGCTCAATTGGCGCAGTCTTTAA
- a CDS encoding cupin domain-containing protein has translation MKYTAWKDVELEQLNPLLDRQMITGDKVMLARVLLKKGCVVPEHSHENEQVTYVLEGALKFWIEDKEIVVRAGEVLCIPSKVPHKAEAVEDTVDLDVFYPPRQDWINKTDGYLRGTAAIKK, from the coding sequence ATGAAATACACCGCCTGGAAAGACGTAGAACTTGAACAGTTGAATCCTCTCCTCGACCGGCAAATGATCACCGGCGACAAGGTCATGCTGGCCCGTGTTCTCCTCAAGAAAGGTTGCGTGGTCCCCGAGCACAGTCACGAAAACGAACAGGTGACTTACGTCCTGGAAGGCGCGTTGAAATTCTGGATTGAAGATAAAGAAATCGTCGTGCGAGCTGGGGAAGTGCTGTGCATCCCCTCGAAGGTTCCGCATAAGGCGGAAGCGGTGGAGGACACGGTGGATCTTGACGTTTTCTACCCTCCACGCCAGGACTGGATTAACAAAACCGACGGCTATCTCCGCGGAACGGCCGCTATTAAAAAATAA
- a CDS encoding NADPH:quinone reductase, translating to MKAIRVHQFGGPEVLKLDEVPDLHPGEGQAVVKIHAVGVNPFDTYMRTGTYAIKPQLPYTPGADAAGVVAEAGSGIRRFKSGDRVYVAGTLSGAYAELALCQESQLHPLPKSVTFQQGAAVGVPYGTAYRALFDKAQSFPGETVLIHGASGGVGLAAVQLARAHGMTVIGTAGTEKGKGVVKEQGAHHVLDHTQADVPAQVKKLTGDHGADVIIEMLANKNLAQDLSMLALRGRVVVVGNRGTIEINPRDAMSRDAAILSMTLFNLSDADRARIYAALDAALESGVARPVIGKEFPLAEAAQAHEEVMKPGSYGKIVLIP from the coding sequence ATGAAAGCCATTCGTGTTCACCAGTTCGGCGGACCGGAAGTGCTGAAGCTCGATGAGGTTCCAGACCTGCATCCGGGAGAGGGTCAGGCAGTAGTAAAGATTCACGCTGTTGGCGTGAATCCCTTCGATACGTACATGCGCACAGGAACGTACGCTATAAAGCCGCAACTCCCATATACGCCCGGAGCGGATGCTGCCGGCGTGGTGGCCGAAGCAGGCTCAGGCATAAGGAGATTCAAGTCAGGCGATCGCGTTTATGTTGCCGGCACGCTGAGTGGAGCCTATGCCGAACTTGCGTTATGTCAGGAGTCGCAACTTCATCCGCTTCCAAAGAGCGTTACGTTTCAGCAAGGTGCTGCTGTTGGCGTCCCATATGGGACTGCGTATCGCGCGCTGTTTGATAAAGCCCAGAGCTTCCCGGGCGAGACTGTGCTCATCCACGGCGCGAGTGGCGGTGTTGGATTAGCAGCCGTACAGTTGGCACGAGCTCATGGCATGACGGTTATCGGCACAGCGGGTACCGAAAAGGGAAAGGGTGTTGTAAAGGAGCAAGGGGCGCACCACGTTCTGGACCACACTCAGGCGGATGTTCCCGCGCAAGTAAAGAAGCTCACCGGGGATCATGGCGCAGACGTCATCATCGAGATGCTGGCAAACAAGAACCTCGCGCAGGATCTCTCGATGCTTGCTCTCCGCGGACGGGTCGTAGTGGTGGGGAATCGCGGGACGATAGAGATCAATCCGCGTGATGCCATGAGCCGCGACGCAGCGATCCTGTCGATGACGCTGTTCAATCTGTCTGATGCAGATCGAGCTCGCATCTATGCGGCGCTGGATGCTGCCCTGGAGAGTGGTGTGGCGCGTCCTGTCATCGGAAAGGAATTTCCGCTTGCCGAAGCGGCCCAGGCACATGAAGAAGTGATGAAGCCGGGCAGCTACGGCAAAATTGTGCTCATTCCCTAA
- a CDS encoding galactose-1-phosphate uridylyltransferase (catalyzes the interconversion of UDP-galactose and galactose-1-P with UDP-galactose and glucose-1-P) yields MLDLHKTPHRRWNPLLRDWVVVSPQRTQRPWQGHIEKLAAEPTPKYDPNCYLCPGNSRAGGHKNPNYSSTFVFDNDYAALLSDSPAARVNESSLIIAESERGICRVICFSPRHDLTISNMGLDDVTTVVRLWSEQYRELGATDWVRHVQIFENRGEIMGASNPHPHCQLWATETVPNYPATEQSALLEFKKAHGECMLCEYLRLERAHATRLVCQNDFFTVVVPFWALWPFEVLVLANEHVTAMDQFSLDAQKGLADILKRITSRYDNIFAVPFPYSMGFHQRPTDGEEHSEWHFHAHFYPPLLRSATVRKFMVGYEMLGAPQRDITPESAAERLRSAAENPLR; encoded by the coding sequence ATGCTCGATCTCCATAAGACACCTCACCGGCGCTGGAATCCACTGTTACGCGACTGGGTGGTAGTTTCTCCTCAGCGCACACAGCGACCCTGGCAAGGGCACATTGAAAAACTTGCGGCGGAGCCGACACCGAAATACGATCCAAACTGCTATCTCTGCCCGGGCAACTCTCGCGCTGGAGGCCACAAGAACCCCAATTACAGCAGTACTTTCGTTTTTGACAACGATTACGCAGCCCTGCTTTCCGATTCTCCAGCCGCCAGGGTAAATGAATCCTCGTTGATCATCGCTGAATCGGAACGAGGGATTTGTCGAGTAATCTGCTTTTCTCCCCGGCACGATCTTACGATTTCCAATATGGGACTCGACGATGTTACAACCGTCGTTCGCCTATGGAGCGAGCAGTACCGTGAGTTAGGCGCGACGGACTGGGTTCGCCACGTGCAAATCTTTGAGAACCGTGGCGAGATAATGGGCGCCAGTAACCCGCATCCTCACTGCCAGCTTTGGGCCACCGAGACGGTTCCTAATTATCCAGCCACTGAGCAGAGCGCCCTGCTGGAGTTCAAGAAGGCTCATGGCGAATGTATGCTCTGCGAGTACTTGCGCCTGGAGAGGGCGCATGCCACTCGCCTGGTTTGCCAGAACGATTTCTTCACCGTGGTAGTTCCCTTCTGGGCTCTCTGGCCGTTCGAGGTTCTGGTTCTTGCGAACGAGCACGTCACTGCGATGGACCAATTTTCACTGGATGCTCAAAAGGGACTCGCAGACATTCTCAAGCGCATTACCTCTCGCTACGACAACATCTTTGCAGTTCCATTTCCCTACTCAATGGGATTCCATCAGCGTCCGACGGACGGCGAGGAGCATTCAGAGTGGCATTTCCACGCGCACTTCTATCCGCCACTTCTGCGTTCGGCGACGGTGCGCAAGTTCATGGTTGGCTATGAGATGCTGGGCGCGCCCCAGCGCGATATCACGCCGGAGAGCGCTGCGGAAAGGCTGCGGTCGGCCGCTGAGAATCCTCTGAGGTGA
- a CDS encoding galactokinase has translation MEALQRDFRKLYDQEPQIFRAPGRVNLIGEHTDYNEGLVMPAAIDFYTTVAIAPRSDTKVNVRSQSFEETVSFDLDHDLRPKHSWSDYVVGVIDQIRRSGECLHGADILIRGDVPIGAGLSSSAAIEVAVGFALLSAKHSTIERTQLALLCQRAENEFVGMRCGIMDQFISCNGRRDHALMLDCRSLQFKLLPLAPSARMVICNTMVKHQHASGEYNQRRTACEEGVRILRKQLPGVRSLRDVTPEQLEQHREALPAVIYRRCRHVVSENVRVESAAEALEANDLPAFGKLMGESHKSLRDDYEVSSRELDVMVEIASKQAGAYGSRMTGGGFGGCTINLVASEQADAFRKRIASEYEKATGLAPDVYITPAADGASRVA, from the coding sequence ATCGAGGCTCTGCAGAGAGACTTCCGCAAACTCTATGATCAGGAACCGCAGATTTTTCGTGCTCCGGGACGAGTGAACCTGATCGGCGAGCACACGGACTACAACGAAGGCTTGGTTATGCCGGCTGCCATTGACTTCTACACGACCGTGGCGATCGCTCCACGCTCCGATACAAAGGTCAACGTTCGTTCGCAAAGCTTCGAGGAAACGGTTTCGTTTGATCTAGACCACGACCTTCGGCCAAAGCACAGCTGGTCGGACTATGTGGTGGGAGTCATCGACCAGATCAGGCGCTCGGGCGAATGCCTGCATGGTGCGGACATTCTGATCCGCGGTGATGTGCCGATTGGCGCCGGCCTAAGTTCGTCGGCTGCCATCGAAGTTGCAGTCGGATTCGCACTGCTCAGCGCAAAACACTCAACGATCGAAAGGACGCAATTGGCGTTGCTCTGTCAGAGAGCCGAGAACGAATTTGTCGGCATGCGCTGTGGCATTATGGACCAATTCATCTCCTGCAATGGTCGCCGTGACCATGCGTTAATGCTTGATTGCCGCAGTCTGCAATTCAAGCTTCTGCCACTCGCACCGAGTGCGCGCATGGTGATCTGCAACACCATGGTGAAGCACCAGCATGCCAGCGGCGAGTACAACCAGCGGCGTACGGCCTGCGAAGAGGGCGTCCGAATTCTTCGGAAACAACTGCCCGGCGTTCGTTCACTTCGAGACGTTACTCCCGAGCAGCTTGAGCAGCATCGCGAGGCGCTACCCGCGGTCATCTACCGCCGCTGCCGCCACGTGGTAAGCGAAAATGTGCGGGTGGAGAGTGCCGCCGAAGCGCTTGAAGCGAATGATCTTCCCGCTTTCGGTAAGCTGATGGGCGAATCCCACAAAAGCTTGCGAGACGACTATGAAGTAAGTTCTCGCGAGCTTGACGTCATGGTGGAGATCGCGAGCAAGCAAGCGGGAGCATATGGCTCGCGTATGACCGGAGGCGGCTTCGGCGGCTGCACGATTAATCTGGTTGCCAGTGAACAGGCCGACGCCTTCCGCAAACGCATCGCTTCGGAATACGAAAAAGCGACGGGGCTCGCACCTGACGTGTACATTACTCCCGCTGCGGATGGTGCCAGCCGCGTGGCATAG
- the galE gene encoding UDP-glucose 4-epimerase GalE, which translates to MRVVVTGGAGYIGATTVRALLDSGHKVVVYDNLSKGYAEALPAEAKLVRGEIADRAQLDAVFREHRPEAVLHFAALIEAGESMQVPERYFRNNSASTLTLLEAMLAHGVGKFIFSSTAALYGNPKRVPIQEDDELQPTNVYGESKLLVEQMLTWFHRIHGLRYASLRYFNAAGSDGRTGELHNPESHLIPLILQAASGKREQISIFGTDYPTKDGTCIRDYIHVSDLADAHVLALEALGSRDRLIYNLGSGTGFSVREVIESARRVTGKPIREVETGRRPGDPAVLVASSEKIKRELGWKPKRPKLDDIVASAWEWMQQHPQGYAELAGARSS; encoded by the coding sequence ATGAGGGTCGTAGTGACTGGTGGCGCCGGCTATATCGGCGCAACCACCGTGCGGGCTCTGCTCGATAGCGGACATAAAGTAGTTGTCTACGACAACCTAAGCAAAGGATATGCCGAGGCACTTCCTGCAGAGGCGAAGCTCGTTAGGGGAGAGATCGCTGACCGCGCTCAGCTCGATGCCGTCTTTCGCGAACATCGTCCCGAAGCGGTGCTCCATTTCGCCGCACTCATCGAAGCCGGCGAATCGATGCAGGTCCCAGAACGGTATTTTCGGAACAATTCCGCCTCCACTCTCACGCTCCTCGAGGCAATGTTGGCTCATGGCGTAGGGAAATTCATTTTTTCTTCTACGGCGGCGCTCTATGGCAATCCGAAGCGAGTTCCAATCCAGGAAGATGACGAGCTACAGCCTACCAACGTCTATGGCGAGTCCAAGCTGCTGGTGGAGCAGATGCTTACCTGGTTCCATCGCATCCACGGCCTGCGTTACGCGAGTTTGCGGTACTTCAATGCCGCCGGTTCGGACGGACGCACCGGTGAGCTGCACAATCCTGAATCACACTTGATTCCGTTGATACTTCAGGCGGCCTCGGGAAAACGGGAACAGATCTCGATCTTCGGGACGGACTATCCGACCAAAGATGGAACCTGCATTCGTGATTACATCCACGTGAGCGATCTTGCCGACGCTCATGTCCTGGCCCTGGAAGCTCTCGGCTCGCGCGATCGGCTCATCTACAACCTGGGAAGTGGGACTGGGTTCTCCGTGCGCGAAGTCATCGAGTCCGCTCGGCGGGTCACCGGGAAACCAATCAGGGAGGTCGAAACCGGACGGCGTCCTGGCGATCCGGCGGTGCTGGTTGCCAGCTCGGAAAAAATCAAGCGAGAACTCGGATGGAAACCCAAACGCCCGAAGCTCGACGACATTGTTGCCAGCGCCTGGGAGTGGATGCAGCAACATCCTCAAGGGTATGCCGAACTCGCCGGCGCGAGATCCTCTTAG
- a CDS encoding lysine-sensitive aspartokinase 3: MLVMKFGGTSVACAENIARIARIVRERLHLQPVVVVSALAGVTDGLQRMGALSRDGEVEEALSLLQVCEDRHCEAARALLSNKSEAFLQNDLRPLFDEAGALLKAVFAVQELTPRTLDRLLGFGERWSSRLVAEAFRAEGLRAVHVNACDVVITDANYSHAAPLVDLIRARVATKIRPRVQSGCVPVLGGFIGSTEDGIPTTLGRGGSDYTASILGASIDADSIEIWTDVDGMMTADPRICPDAQNIESISFDEAAELAHFGAKVLHPKTLQPAVNRGIPVYVLNSRHPENCGTRVEVAEPSEEGRVRSVACKRGITLAEVFARQGLEAKLTSAIFDALERQKCLVDLAAMSRSNLSLLLNSRSSADALCEFLEDKASVNVVDGSALVSLVGRNVARNPAICARALNALPDLPLRMIFHGASDMNLSFVVAEEDADKVVRCLHAALFPRQPAARQAEAQVPPNKSQEPALVQAEA; this comes from the coding sequence ATGCTGGTAATGAAGTTTGGCGGAACCTCGGTAGCTTGCGCGGAAAACATCGCTCGCATCGCGAGAATCGTGCGCGAACGGCTTCACCTCCAACCTGTGGTCGTCGTCAGTGCATTGGCCGGGGTTACCGACGGCTTGCAGAGGATGGGTGCGCTGAGTCGTGATGGCGAAGTTGAGGAGGCGTTATCGCTTCTTCAAGTCTGCGAAGATCGCCATTGCGAAGCCGCTAGAGCATTGCTCTCGAACAAGAGCGAAGCATTTTTGCAGAACGACCTGCGGCCGCTTTTTGACGAGGCTGGTGCTCTGCTCAAAGCCGTCTTCGCCGTTCAGGAGCTGACTCCGCGTACCCTCGATCGGCTGCTCGGCTTTGGCGAACGCTGGTCGAGCCGTCTGGTTGCGGAAGCATTTCGCGCTGAAGGTCTTCGCGCGGTTCACGTGAATGCCTGCGATGTCGTGATCACCGATGCGAACTATTCGCATGCCGCGCCGCTGGTGGATCTCATCAGAGCCCGCGTAGCCACCAAGATTCGTCCGCGAGTGCAGAGCGGCTGCGTTCCCGTGCTCGGCGGATTCATCGGATCAACTGAGGACGGTATTCCCACTACGCTAGGTCGCGGCGGCTCCGATTACACAGCATCGATTCTCGGCGCCAGCATCGACGCCGATTCCATCGAGATCTGGACCGATGTAGACGGAATGATGACCGCCGATCCCCGCATTTGTCCGGACGCGCAAAACATTGAATCCATCAGCTTTGATGAAGCCGCCGAACTTGCGCATTTTGGAGCCAAAGTATTGCATCCGAAGACGCTGCAGCCTGCCGTGAATCGTGGCATTCCCGTTTATGTCCTTAACTCGCGGCATCCGGAGAACTGCGGGACGCGCGTGGAAGTTGCAGAGCCGAGTGAAGAAGGCCGGGTTCGATCCGTCGCCTGTAAGCGCGGCATCACTCTGGCAGAGGTATTCGCACGCCAGGGACTCGAGGCAAAACTCACCTCCGCGATCTTCGATGCCCTCGAACGGCAGAAATGCCTCGTCGATCTCGCCGCGATGTCGCGCTCGAACCTTTCCTTGCTGTTGAACTCTCGCAGCTCGGCAGACGCGCTTTGCGAATTTCTCGAAGACAAGGCATCGGTCAACGTCGTCGATGGCAGCGCGCTGGTCTCGCTCGTTGGCCGCAACGTCGCGCGAAATCCTGCCATCTGTGCCCGTGCTCTGAATGCCCTCCCCGACCTGCCCCTCAGGATGATCTTCCACGGCGCCTCTGACATGAATCTCAGCTTTGTCGTGGCCGAAGAAGATGCCGATAAGGTTGTGCGCTGTCTGCATGCCGCGTTGTTCCCGCGCCAGCCTGCAGCTCGCCAAGCTGAGGCTCAGGTTCCGCCGAACAAGTCGCAAGAGCCAGCGTTAGTCCAGGCGGAGGCATAG